CCAGGGCCCCACTCTTCCTGCGCCGCCAGCTCAGCAAAGATCCGATGTGGCGAGAGGTGGCCGAAGTGCAGGTAGGGGGAGAGGCCGCTGGTGGCGTCGGCCTCCGGCTCGTTGCGGTGATCGGGGTAGTCCACAAGCCTGTCGGTGAGAAACTGCTGCAGTCTCCGGCTGCCGGCGGCCGCTCCGCCCCGAGTCGCCACCGGCACCACCGAGTGATCGATCGGCAGGCTCGCCAGAAAAGGGGCGTCGGCCGCCAAGTGCTCCGGGGATGCCGGTGGCCAGCGGCGCGGAATCTCCGGCGTCAGGTGAGCGGCGGGCAGCGCGACGCCGGCCAGGGGGTCGGCCGCCGGCAGAGCGGCGAGGTGGCCGGGAAGCTGCTTCTGCAGGAAACGACGAAAGGCGTAGGCGGTGGGATAGTCGCAGTCGGCGGCGCGCAGCGGCAGCAGGCCGTTGCCGTCCACCTGCTCCAGCAGTACCGGCACCCTGGCCGCCGCTTCCGCCACCATGTGCGGCAGAAAGAAAGCGGGAAAATCGTCGGTGACCACCAGGCAGGCGCCTTCGGCCAGGGCGGCCAGCAGCCCCTTGCCAGCGCCTGCCGCCGGTTCGATGTAAGGGTAGTAAAAGGCCGTGGTCCCGTGAAAAGCAGCGGCGTTGTCGGCCATTCCGTCGAGGATGAAGCGGTGTAACCGGTCGCTCGCCCAGGGATAGTCGCAGCGCAGGGCTTCGAGGACGACCAGCGGCTTGCCCAGCTTTTCGGCCCACTCCACGGCGCGCTGCAGGGCGAAGTTCCAGGTCGCACGGCGGGCGGCGATCATCCAGTAGAGGACGAAGTCGCCGTCAGGTCGTACGGGTCTGCCGTTTTGTTGGCGGATGCGAATTTCGGGAACCCTGATCAAGGAGACCTCTGGCGGCGGGGTGTCTGCCTTTAAGACCATAGCTGCTGGCCGGAGCTTGTCAAGACAGCCCGCAGCCGGCTTTTCATCGGTCTGGAAACGGCTACACTGGGTGCAGAAGGGGGGCAGCTCATATGCGCACCGGAACCATTTGTGTTCCACCCCGCTGGGAGGAACTCCAGCCGTTGGCGGGGGTACGGGGTGGCGATCTGCGCCTTGATGCGGGGACGGGTAACGAAATCCTGGTGCCTGGCATCAAAACTGCCATCTGCTCTTGACTCCAACCATCCATTTGTTCTTGTCTGAAGCAAGTCCAAATGCAGTTTTCATGGTAACGGTGTAGAGTGGCTCATAAACCCTTTGATGAAGTTAAAAGCCTACCTTGACCACGATCAAAGCAGGAAGGGGACATCACTGATAAAGTCGTGTGGCTATGACTTCCACGCCCCGAAGGAGACCCGACATGTCCGACTCTCTACGCGGTGATTGTGCACGCCCCCTGTTAGGGTCGGTTAACTCCGATCAGGTTCTGCGAAAGCCGGCAGGCAGCCATGGTCAATCGTTCAGGCTAAAGCGTGGCGCTCTCCTGACATTCGCCCTCCTTCTCGCACTGGTCTCTCCGGCTCCGGGAGCGCCGATCATTTCCTGCCATTGCTTCCAGGATCGCAGCTTCGACCCTGCCGAGCCTCGCCGTGTCGAGCCGTACCTGCTTGCCACCACCCGCAACTCCTTCCTCGCTGTCGCCTTCGGACAGAGCAAGAAGGAGATCGTCCGGCTCCGCATGGCCGGGACCGCAGGCGAGGACCTCTGGGTAGCCTATTACCTGGCGGCAAAGATTAAAGTTCCGGCAGGCGAACTGCTGCAATCGAGAAACAAGACCGATTCCTGGCTCAACGTCTTGGCAGCGCGGGGAATCGACCCAGGGCAGATCGGACCCTTCTTCGGCAACGTTCTGGCGGCAGGCGGAAATGACCAGGCGCTGGCCGACGCCGCCGCCGATGAGACGCTTGGCATCGTAGCCGGAGTTGCGCCAGGAGATCTGATTAAATTCCGGGAGCGGGGGGCGGATACGGGCGAGATCATTCTCGCGCTGCTAATCGCGCAGCGCATCGGCCGGCCAGCCTTAGACCTCCATGCGGAAGTGCAAGCAGGCCGAGCTACGTGGGGCGGGCTGCTCGATTCGGTGGGCATTCAACCGGCAGAGATGGAGTGGGCGTTGAGAACATTGCAACGGCAGGGCGGATAAAAAGTCGCCCTTATTTCCCGGAGGGTTCTCTCCGGGTAAACTGACAACGATTCCAAGAACCTCTGCATTACCAGAAAACCCCGCCCGGATAGCCAGGCGGGGTTTTCGTGCTCAAGAAGCGGTGACAATTGCGACACTGTCAGTTTGTAGGATTAGCCCCGATGTAGCGCGCCCTCGGGCGTATCGGCTGGTCCTGACCGTACTGTTCCATGATATGCGCAACCCACCCTGTCATCCGGCCCAGGTAAAAGAGCAGGACCCCGGCCCTGCCGGGCAAGGACAATTCCCTTTCGAGCATGAGCAGTGCCAAGTCGACCGTCGGATAGGCTCCGCCGAGCAATTCCTCGGCCGCAGTCAGAGCCTCTTTGATGTACCCACTTCTATCAGAAAGCCGGGGCAAGAGATACTTGGCACGCGGGTCAACATCATAGAGCCGGTGACCGAAGCCCGGAACCGGCTCTCCTCTCCTGATCCGGGAGGCAATCACCTCATACAGGCCATCCCGGCCATCGGCCTCATTCAGCAGGCCGTAGATTCTTTCCGTATTGCCCCCGTGGCGGCGACCGAAAAAAGCATGGGTAGCGGCAGCTACCGACGCAAAGGGAGAACACCCTGCCGATGCCGTGCAGCGCGCCACAAAGGACGACATGTTGAGCTCATGATCGGCCACAAGGGTGAGGGCCGCATCGATCAGGCAAAGACTTTCCCGGTCCACGCCCCATTTTCTGGCGAGGCATTCGGCTATTCTGTCATCAGGCCAGCTCCCCGTGACGATCCGCAGCAACCCGTCCAGCATTGCCGCACCCGCTGGTGCGGTGGTTGACGGGGTGAAGCCGAACGCCTTGACGTCGCGGGCATTGAGCAGCGATAGAACGGACAGGAAGATTGCAATCGGCGGTTGACTGACAGGGATCTGGAGCAAGCTCTCCTCGATGAGCTCACGGACATACCCGCCGGACTGCCCTGGGCGAAATCCTGGAAGTTCCCACAACAAGGCAATCGTGTCCTCGAAGGTACCGTCTTCGGCCAGGGTCAGGGCGGACGTCCCCCGGTAGAAGAAGTTCTCATCCCCAATCAGGGTAATGGCTGAATCCAGCAGGGGTGCTCCCCAGTCTGTCGCCTTCTTCAAGGCGGCCTTCGGTGCCTTGTGGACCTCGCTGCGGCTTGCCAGACGTTCCACATCCTGTGCATGGTAGCGCCGGGTTCTCCGCTCGCGGCTGTCCTGTTCCGAGCGGATCAGCCCCCTGCTGACGTAGGCGTAAAGAGTGTTTCGCGAAATCCCGAGGCGTCTGACCGCTTCTTCGGCAGTGTAAAAACGGGCCATCTCTCCCTCGTTATGTTGATTGCTGAATCAAGATTGACCATATATTTAGCGGCCGCTACGATAGCTGTCAACAACCCTGTCGGAGGTGACCCATGATCGAGGCAATCGACCACATCGTTTTTACCGTGAAGAATGTAGATGCGACCTGCGAGTTCTACCAGCGGGTGCTCGGGATGGAGATCGCAACCTTCGGTGAAGGGCGGAAAGCCCTCAGCTTTGGCCGGCAGAAAATCAACCTGCATCAATGGGGAAAGGAATTCGAGCCGAAAGCTGCCGCACCGGCACCGGGAACACAAGACATCTGCCTGATCACCCAAAAGCCCATTGCGGACGTGGCCAGGCATATTGAAGGATGCGGAATCGCGATTGAGGAGGGCCCTGTTCGCAGAACCGGCGCAGCAGGGCCGATCCTGTCCATCTATTTTCGCGACCCGGACGGCAATTTGATAGAAGTTTCCAACTACCTGTAGGGATTATCCTGGCGAATGAGAAAGGGCCGCACCTCAGACTGGCAGACAGTGTTCGAGCCTTGCTGGCTCAAGCTTGACCCATGCAGTGCTTTGTTAAGGCATCGGTCAGATTGCAGTTATCTATACGCGTTGACCAACATGAAACACATCTGGGCGATGGCGCCGAAAGGAGGGAAGAGTGTTCCAGGGGGTCTAAAACGGTCGGCTAAGATTTTCCGAATCGATCCAGAAGGTGGCCAAACGGGGACCAATTCTCTGAAGGCGGCTGGCCGGTTTGGTCAAAATATGTCCTGATCCGGCACCAGGGTTGTAACGATCCAAAGCAGTATTCCCGAATCACGTGCTCATAGACGGGATCATTCCAAAACCGCCGTAAGAATGGACATTCTTTCATAAAGATGCAAGGTCCCATCACCAAGCCTGATAGATGCAGAGTTTTCGTCAAGAACCTTTTTTTAATCCTAACCGAAAATAGGCGATTTACAAAAGAGGGGTATTGTCGAAGTAGTATTCTGATTAGATCAAACCGTTACAACTTCTCTCCTTGTAAGTTTGTCCGATTAGTCATTTTAGCTCCCTGGGGGGTGGAAAAAGGTTGGATGTGCCCGATTTCCCACATCTCCTGACATAATGGCAAAGCCCACCCGGGTCAACAAATGGGCTATCGATATTTTAGAGGATGTGTCAAAAAAAAGCCCCACAGTCTGGGAGGGCAGAGCCATGGGGCAAAATTCTTTTTAGGAGGTTTTGAAGAAGGCTGTTTCGGGTTCGCCTGCCACAGCAAACCTTGTTTTTCTCTCCTGGTTGTCTGCCACAACAACCCTTCGATGGTTTTCAAAATATCTGATCCCTTAAAAATAACATACGTGGATATTGGTAAAAAATGTGCCCTTCTTTCACGAATATCAACTGTGCAAAGCCACAGCATGGTCTCAGAAATCCTGTATTCCAGAACATCGCCGATAGGCTGCTCAGAAAGGGAAGGTGATTTTAAAGTTTGAATGCCCAGCGGGTTTTGAACAAGAACGGATGACGGCTTTGGCATCAGAACAGACGGCGGGGTTCATCAGAATATGCGCCTGAAGGTTACCTCGGTGCCTATGCTCTGATCCACAACCACCCCGCCGCAATCGCCAGGGTAAGGAAAGTTACGGGAATGCCGACCCGGGCGTGCTCGCGCCAGGAGATGGCGATGCCGAGGCGCTCGGCCTGGTCGATGACGATGATGTTGGCGATGCTGCCGACGATGAAGAGATTGCCGGCCAGGGTGCTCGCCAGCGCCAGGATCGGTCCGGCCAGGGGGTGGGTGGCGGCCGGCAGCAGCAGCATGGCCGCCGGCACGTTGGAGACGAGGTTGGAGAGGACCACGGTGACGCCGAAGAGGGCGGCGGGGCCGGTCAGGTCGAGGCCGGCCGCCGCCAGCTGCCGCAGGGCGCTGGCCAGCATTCCCGAGGCGGCCAGGGCGTGGTTGACGACGAACAGGCCGATGAAGAGGACCAGCAGGTGCCAGTCGACCAGGCCGAGCACCGTCCGCGAGGAGGTCCGGCGGCTGGTCAGCAGGAGTGCAGCCGCACCCAGGGCGAGAATTTCCCGCGGCCAGGGGGCGAAGAGGAAGGCTGCAGTCAGCAGAACCAGCACGGTCAGTCCCTTGCCGGTCTGCCAGCGGCTGAACGCAGGGGCCGGCACCTCCGGCACCGGCGTCGGCCGGTGCCAGGCGCCGCGGCCAAGTCGGGCGACGACCCACCAGACCACACCCAGCCCGAGCAGCGCCGGGACGCCGGCATCGAGCAGGTAGCCGGCGAAGGAGAGCTGCAGTGCCTGGCCGATCAGCATGTTCTGCGGGTTGCCGATCAGAGTGGCGGCCGAGCCGACGTTGGCGGCCAGCGCCAGGGCGAGGAGGAACGGCTTCGGGTCGAGACCGCGCCGCGCGCAGCCTTCGGCCAGCACCGGCGCCATCGCCAGGCAGACGATGTCGTTGGCGAGCAGCGCCGAGAGCCCCCCGACGACGGCGACGAGCAGAGCGAGCAGGGTCTCCGGGGCCACCTCCGCGGCGGCCAGCCGACGGGTAAGCCGGGTGTAGAAGCCGCCGAGGCGGAACTGGGCGGAGACGACCATCAGGCCGAAGAGCAGGGCGACGGTCGGCACGTCCACCGCCAGCCAGGCCTCGGGGAGACTGATTTTCCCCGTTGCCAGCAGCCCCAGCGCTCCGAGCAGGGCGACTCCGGTGCGGTCGAGGGCCAGCCCGGGGATGCGCCCCAGGACCATGCCGAGGTAGACGAAGAGGAAAACGAGAAGAACGGTGCGGTCCACGGGTATCCTTGGCGGGTAGCTTCGTTCAGTTGCCCGCGGCTACGCCGCGAACCGTCGCCTCGGTCATCAGGCCGCGCTTGAGCAACTCGATTTTCAGCCGCTCCGAGATGTCGCTGGCGAGCAGGCGCTCCAGGCGGACGTCGAGAACGTAGGCCTTGATCTTGAGCCGGGTGAGGAAGGTGCGGTCGAACCGGTCGTCGATCAGGACCGCAATCGGCTTTTTCAGGTAGACGTACGGAGAGCAGGCCGCCGCCTCCCGCGCCAGCTCCTTGACCTGCTGGACGTCGGTGTTGGCCGGCAGGTGGAATTCCACGACGACCATTTCGTCGAGGGCGCCGCTATTGGAATTGGCGACGGCCACGCCGAGGACCACGGAGTTGGGCAGGGTGACCGTGCTGTCGTCGAAGGTATGCACGCGAGTCGAGCGCAGGCCGATGTTGGTCACTTCGCCGTAATCGTCGCCGACCTGGATCATGTCGCCGACCCGGAACGGGCGGTCCATGAGGATGAGGATGCCGGCGATGATGTTCTTGATCAGGTCCTGGGCGCCGAGGCCGAGGGCCAGGCCGGCCGAGGCGCTGATGGCGAGGATGGTGTTGAAGGGGGGGCTGAAGATGGCGAAAATGACGAAAGCGAGGGCGCCCACCCAGACAAGAAGGCGCAGCACCGGATAGGCGCTGGAGATGAAGAGGCGGTAGCGGGCGAACTTGTTGGCGAGAATCTCCGACAGCAGCCGCATCGCCCTGAGGAAGCCCCAGGTGAGCAGGCAAAAAATCAGGGCGGCGGCGATCCGGAACGGGGAAAAGCTCTCGAGGAAGCTCTTGATCGTTTCATCCATGACAAGCCCCTTCAGTAAAGGATGTTCATCGCTTCCAGGACCTGGGCGGTCGGACCGAAGAAGATCGGGTTGAGGCTGTAGCGCAGCGGTGACTCGTCCTTCTCATTCCGTACCGTCAGCAGGATGTTGAGCTCGACCAGGTAGTCGAGGACCATCCGGCCCTCAAACGGGTCCTGGCGAAAGATTTCGCAATATTCGGCGCTGGTGAGTTCACCATGGCTGAGAACTTCACCCAGGGCGAACAGGTAGTCCCGCCCCAGCGCCCGGATAAACCCATATTCAGGCTTGCCGAGGGGGGAAGCCTTGATCGTCTTGTCTCCCTCATCGTAGGTGACCGAGAGCAACCAGAAGTAAATGGCAGCTTCGATGCTCCCCGACGAAGCTTCGAAAAGCTCACGAAAGAATTTTTCTTCTCTGGCGGCCAGCGTTTCCTCGGTCGGCTCAGGCTCGTCGGCATCAGTCTCGAAAATCAGCGGCAGACCGGAAGTCCGGTGCCGCAGCAGGATGGCATCGCGGATCTCATCCTGGTCATGGAAGAGCGTGCGGACCTGATGGGTGAAGTATTGGCTGATGCCCAGGTGGTGGTCGAGCCGGGCCCAGGAGAATTTCCGAAAGGTGACCAGCCAGAGACAATGGCGGCGCGTGGCCATGAGGACAAAGAGAAACGCCTTGACCGCCCGGAAGCCGCCGATGATCCGCAGGCCAAGCCGGAATCCCTCCTCGATGATCAGGACGCGCCGCGGCCCGGCCAGCAGGTGCGTGACCAGTTCATCGACGGAAGTCAGTTTTTTCTCGATGCCGAGGATGTCCCCGAAAAAATGAAGCACGTCCGCTTCCGATTGCAGTCGGCTGCGAATTTCCATGCGCAGGAACTCTGCCTTGCTGCCGAACTGGCTTTCGAAGCAATTGACCAGTGAGGTCTTGCCGCTGCCTTCGGGACCGATGAGGGCAACGCTGCAGGCCTTGCCCGCCTGCCAACGCCTGAAGATTTCTTCCAGATCTTCCAGTTCATCTTCGCGGGCGACGAGAAATTCGCGATGTTTCAGCGGGCCCAGGGTGAAGAGTCGCTGATAGAGCGCCGGAAGACGGCGGGTCCGCTCAAAGATCTGTGTCCGGGATGGCAGATCGGTGAGGGTCAGCAGGGCCTCCTCGGTTTTGCCGCTCACCCCGAGAAGTGCCTGGATATTTTTCAGCAGGTTGCCGGTCTGGGCGATGCCGCTGCCGGCGGAACGAAGCATTTCTTCACGGCCCTGTTCCAGAACGGTTTGCGCTCTTTCACGAAGTTCGAGGAGCTTCCTGAACAGCTGGCGACCGAGGTGGCGCAGGGTTTTCTCCCGGCTGTCGACGCTTTCGAGCTCCTGCCGCAGCGTCCGGGTGAACTCCTGGTGTTCCCGGGTGAAGTGTTCGGGCAGTTCCTCGAAAAAGGTCGTGAGGGGGGAAAGAGAGGTGGGAAGCGCGTTCTGAGCCTCGGCCAGGACCTCCAGAGCCAGTTCGGCCGAACCGATGGCCCTGGCGGTCAGGGCCGCGGACTCCGGCGTTTCCTTGCCGGTCATCGCCAGCCGCTCTTCCAGGTCGTCGGCCGCCATTTCCAGGTGAAACCGCACGCCGCGCCAGATGTCGGCGATGCGCGAGGCGGTCTGCTGATAGAGTTTCTCGTACTGCTTGACCTGCGGGTGGCGACCGGGCTCGGGCCAGGCGGCGAGGATCTCCTCAGCCATGCCGCGCGGGGTCAACTGCAGGTTGGTTTCGGCCAGGTAGCGGAGGCGGGCGGCCAGCGGTTTCATGAATCGCCAGACCAGAGCGGCCAGGCCTTCTTTGCCGGCCGCCGGCTCCATCTCCGCGACAGGAGGGGGCGGGAGCTCATCCGGCAGTGCCGCCGTGGCGCGGGCATAGGCGCGGGCGATCTGGGCCGGCAGCGCCTCGACCGGTTTTTTCCGGGTAGCGAGATTTCTCAGTTCACGGTCGACGGCCGGGCGGATTTTGCGGAATATCCACGTCAGCTGCCCGTCGATCTCGGTCGCCAGGCGGTGGAGAACTGCCTGGTCCAGGGCGGGCGCCGCCTTCGATTCCTGCAGCACCGCCGCCAGCTTTTCGCGACTTTTGCCCAGGTTGACGCCGGCTTCGTCGAGGGCCCGCCCGGCATTTTTCAGGGCGGCCTGCAAGCGGTCCGTCGCTCTCGCCAACTCGGCGGCGAACGCCGCATCGAGGTCGAAGAGAAACGCCTCGACGGTCGCCCGCAAGCCTCCATCGTCCGGGGCTGTCGGGGGCCTTTCCGGGCCAGGCGGCTCTGGCGGCTGTGTGTCGGGATCGGAGGAATTCATGTCGGCCAGTCCTGAAAACTCGGGTTAATGACTCAATGCGGAGCCTCCGCAGGGGATGGGCGGTCTTTGAGTGCCTTCGGATGGGCCGGGGAGCCCACGATGCCGCAGTAATTCTAGCCGCGGCAGAGGCCCCCGGCAAGGGGAAGGTTGTCGGGATGCGGCTTCTCCTAAAGCCATTTCTTCCGGCGGAATACGACGAGCATGCCGCCGGCCAGTCCGAGCATCAGACCCCAGGCCAATGCATATCCCCAGCGCCAGCGCAATTCCGGCATGTGGTCGAAATTCATTCCCCAGACGCCGGCGAGGAAGGTCAGCGGGATGAAGATCGTGGCGATGATGGTCAGCACCTTCATGATCTCGTTCATCCGGTTGCTGACGCTGGAGAGGTAGATGTCGAGCATCCCGGCCAGAAGGTCGCGGAAGGTCTCCACCGTGTCTATGACCTGGATGGTGTGATCGTAAACATCGCGCAGAAAGACGCCGGTAGTCTCCTGCATCAACGGCGATTCCACCCGCTGCAGGGCGCCGATCCCCTCACGCAGCGGCC
The DNA window shown above is from Desulfuromonadales bacterium and carries:
- a CDS encoding deoxyribodipyrimidine photolyase produces the protein MIRVPEIRIRQQNGRPVRPDGDFVLYWMIAARRATWNFALQRAVEWAEKLGKPLVVLEALRCDYPWASDRLHRFILDGMADNAAAFHGTTAFYYPYIEPAAGAGKGLLAALAEGACLVVTDDFPAFFLPHMVAEAAARVPVLLEQVDGNGLLPLRAADCDYPTAYAFRRFLQKQLPGHLAALPAADPLAGVALPAAHLTPEIPRRWPPASPEHLAADAPFLASLPIDHSVVPVATRGGAAAGSRRLQQFLTDRLVDYPDHRNEPEADATSGLSPYLHFGHLSPHRIFAELAAQEEWGPGRLSFEARGKRNGWWGMSEAAEAFLDQFVTWRELGFNGCAFRNDYDRFASLPGWALATLAKHAGDPRPHLYSLEEFAAGGTHDPLWNAAQGQLLLEGRLHNYLRMLWGKKILEWSSTPQEAAAVMIELNNKYALDGRDPNSYSGIFWCLGRYDRPWGPERPIFGTVRYMSSANTARKVQVKDFIRRYAP
- a CDS encoding citrate synthase family protein, yielding MARFYTAEEAVRRLGISRNTLYAYVSRGLIRSEQDSRERRTRRYHAQDVERLASRSEVHKAPKAALKKATDWGAPLLDSAITLIGDENFFYRGTSALTLAEDGTFEDTIALLWELPGFRPGQSGGYVRELIEESLLQIPVSQPPIAIFLSVLSLLNARDVKAFGFTPSTTAPAGAAMLDGLLRIVTGSWPDDRIAECLARKWGVDRESLCLIDAALTLVADHELNMSSFVARCTASAGCSPFASVAAATHAFFGRRHGGNTERIYGLLNEADGRDGLYEVIASRIRRGEPVPGFGHRLYDVDPRAKYLLPRLSDRSGYIKEALTAAEELLGGAYPTVDLALLMLERELSLPGRAGVLLFYLGRMTGWVAHIMEQYGQDQPIRPRARYIGANPTN
- a CDS encoding VOC family protein, translated to MIEAIDHIVFTVKNVDATCEFYQRVLGMEIATFGEGRKALSFGRQKINLHQWGKEFEPKAAAPAPGTQDICLITQKPIADVARHIEGCGIAIEEGPVRRTGAAGPILSIYFRDPDGNLIEVSNYL
- a CDS encoding anion transporter, yielding MDRTVLLVFLFVYLGMVLGRIPGLALDRTGVALLGALGLLATGKISLPEAWLAVDVPTVALLFGLMVVSAQFRLGGFYTRLTRRLAAAEVAPETLLALLVAVVGGLSALLANDIVCLAMAPVLAEGCARRGLDPKPFLLALALAANVGSAATLIGNPQNMLIGQALQLSFAGYLLDAGVPALLGLGVVWWVVARLGRGAWHRPTPVPEVPAPAFSRWQTGKGLTVLVLLTAAFLFAPWPREILALGAAALLLTSRRTSSRTVLGLVDWHLLVLFIGLFVVNHALAASGMLASALRQLAAAGLDLTGPAALFGVTVVLSNLVSNVPAAMLLLPAATHPLAGPILALASTLAGNLFIVGSIANIIVIDQAERLGIAISWREHARVGIPVTFLTLAIAAGWLWIRA
- a CDS encoding mechanosensitive ion channel domain-containing protein; translated protein: MDETIKSFLESFSPFRIAAALIFCLLTWGFLRAMRLLSEILANKFARYRLFISSAYPVLRLLVWVGALAFVIFAIFSPPFNTILAISASAGLALGLGAQDLIKNIIAGILILMDRPFRVGDMIQVGDDYGEVTNIGLRSTRVHTFDDSTVTLPNSVVLGVAVANSNSGALDEMVVVEFHLPANTDVQQVKELAREAAACSPYVYLKKPIAVLIDDRFDRTFLTRLKIKAYVLDVRLERLLASDISERLKIELLKRGLMTEATVRGVAAGN
- a CDS encoding AAA family ATPase, whose amino-acid sequence is MRATVEAFLFDLDAAFAAELARATDRLQAALKNAGRALDEAGVNLGKSREKLAAVLQESKAAPALDQAVLHRLATEIDGQLTWIFRKIRPAVDRELRNLATRKKPVEALPAQIARAYARATAALPDELPPPPVAEMEPAAGKEGLAALVWRFMKPLAARLRYLAETNLQLTPRGMAEEILAAWPEPGRHPQVKQYEKLYQQTASRIADIWRGVRFHLEMAADDLEERLAMTGKETPESAALTARAIGSAELALEVLAEAQNALPTSLSPLTTFFEELPEHFTREHQEFTRTLRQELESVDSREKTLRHLGRQLFRKLLELRERAQTVLEQGREEMLRSAGSGIAQTGNLLKNIQALLGVSGKTEEALLTLTDLPSRTQIFERTRRLPALYQRLFTLGPLKHREFLVAREDELEDLEEIFRRWQAGKACSVALIGPEGSGKTSLVNCFESQFGSKAEFLRMEIRSRLQSEADVLHFFGDILGIEKKLTSVDELVTHLLAGPRRVLIIEEGFRLGLRIIGGFRAVKAFLFVLMATRRHCLWLVTFRKFSWARLDHHLGISQYFTHQVRTLFHDQDEIRDAILLRHRTSGLPLIFETDADEPEPTEETLAAREEKFFRELFEASSGSIEAAIYFWLLSVTYDEGDKTIKASPLGKPEYGFIRALGRDYLFALGEVLSHGELTSAEYCEIFRQDPFEGRMVLDYLVELNILLTVRNEKDESPLRYSLNPIFFGPTAQVLEAMNILY